AACCTATACTCGGAGTTATTAATTCCATAAAATTTAATATATAACGTAATTAAAGATTCTTGTTTAAAGAAGTCGGAAACTAGGCCAATCGCTTCATTTCCGACTTAAAAATTTGAGTTGTCTTATGCAGGATTGTTTCCTAAAAGAGCAACTACCACACCGAATAAAGCAACACCCTCGATAAGAGCAGCTGCGATAATCATAGCAGTTTGAATTTTTGAAGCAGCCTCTGGCTGACGAGCAATACCTTCCATTGCTTTGCTACCAACGTTTCCGATACCGATACCAGCACCGATTACTGCTAAACCTGCACCAATTGCAGCGATTGAACCTACCATAACTGTTTTAATTTATTATATATGTTTAAACAAAAAGTTTCTAATTAATGATGATGCTCTTCTACTGCTGTACCTATAAACAAAGCTGCCAACATAGTGAAGATAAATGCTTGTAAGAATGCGACTAACAATTCCAAAACAGACATAAACAACACGAAAGCTACAGATACAGGAGCGATTGCTACACTTTTGAAAATAAAGATTAAAGATACTAAGCTTAAAATAATAATGTGTCCCGCAGTAATATT
This genomic interval from Pseudopedobacter saltans DSM 12145 contains the following:
- the atpE gene encoding ATP synthase F0 subunit C; amino-acid sequence: MVGSIAAIGAGLAVIGAGIGIGNVGSKAMEGIARQPEAASKIQTAMIIAAALIEGVALFGVVVALLGNNPA